The DNA sequence TTCCATTAAGCCTATTTTCCCTGTTTTTCTAGCCCCAGTAAAGGCTCCTTTCTCATAACCGAAGAGTTCAGACTCCAGTAATGTCTCGGGAATGGCACCGCAGTTCACGGTAATAAAAGGACCACCTTGCCTATCACTTAAGCTATGAATGGTTTTAGCTACTACCTCTTTACCGACCCCTGACTCGCCGGTGATCAAAACCGTGGAATCCACTTTTGACACTCTCACCACCAGCTCCATAACAGAGTACATAGCTGGGCTTTTAGTAATGATTTTATCGGTTAAAATTTTGGATCTCAGTTCTTTAAGCTCTTCCGAAAACCGCTGCTTTTCCTCCTCCACATGGGCTACTTGGGATTTCAAGCAATTAAGTTCAGTCATGTCTCTCAGGTTGAAAATGACCTGAACTAGCTGGTTTTCATTATCAAAACAAGGGTTGCCGGTAATTACCACTTCCTGCCCACTTTGTAAAATACACGCCCTGGTCGATGACTGTTTTGAAATTTTGATGATTTTGACCATATCCGCTAGCTGGTGAGCCAGTTCTGAGTTTAGTTCGTTCAGGGAAACACATGGAGAACATGTTTCCTGTATTAGTTCCAATGCACTACGATTTGCTCTCAGTACCTTTTGCTGGCTATCCACCACTATGATGCCGTCATAAGAGGATTCAATAATATTGTCCAATTGGTCTTTCAGTTCCCGTACCCTGGAAAGCTCTAGAATTAGGTTTTCCATTTCTGATAAGTCCTGCAGCACTATGACAGCCCCGACAACTGCCCGCCCACTCATAATGGGGGTTGCATTAGCCGCCACGTGTCTGCCGTTTATTTCAATTTTAAATCCTAAACGAGGCGTGCCTTTTAGCACCTCTTTCCATCCTTGGAAAGGGACTATTTCCGCTATAGGCTTACCCGTTACTTCCTGAGTTCTTAACCCTAACAGTTTTTCTGCGCCTTTATTAAACAAATAGATATGACCCCCACTATCATAAGCAATGATAGCGTGGCTAACAGACTGCAGCACCACATTTAATTCGTTTTTTGTTTCTTCCCATGAGCGGTAGACCCTTTTTATCAACTCGACTTTGGAAAGGATACCCGACAATCGATTGTTCTGATCTATGACTAGCAGCCGCTCCATTTCTGGGATTTGAGCGATATATTCCAAGTCTGTATCTTCTGAAATTATACCTGGAGGATCATCCATGTACGCTTCGATTTTTTCTTCCTTGGGAATGTCGTACAATAAGCAACTCAATATCTTTGAAGAAGTAATAATACCTACGACGTTT is a window from the Clostridia bacterium genome containing:
- a CDS encoding sigma 54-interacting transcriptional regulator, which codes for MKAKQVMLCNPATVRPDNTISEVGKLFLKADVNCAPVVDYKGNVVGIITSSKILSCLLYDIPKEEKIEAYMDDPPGIISEDTDLEYIAQIPEMERLLVIDQNNRLSGILSKVELIKRVYRSWEETKNELNVVLQSVSHAIIAYDSGGHIYLFNKGAEKLLGLRTQEVTGKPIAEIVPFQGWKEVLKGTPRLGFKIEINGRHVAANATPIMSGRAVVGAVIVLQDLSEMENLILELSRVRELKDQLDNIIESSYDGIIVVDSQQKVLRANRSALELIQETCSPCVSLNELNSELAHQLADMVKIIKISKQSSTRACILQSGQEVVITGNPCFDNENQLVQVIFNLRDMTELNCLKSQVAHVEEEKQRFSEELKELRSKILTDKIITKSPAMYSVMELVVRVSKVDSTVLITGESGVGKEVVAKTIHSLSDRQGGPFITVNCGAIPETLLESELFGYEKGAFTGARKTGKIGLMEAADGGTLFLDEIGELPLNLQVKLLRALQDKVIYRVGGVEPVKLNVRIIAATNRNLKEMVARQEFREDLFYRLNVVQIEIPPLRKRPEDIVPLANHFLAKYNSQYGKNKVISPEVYKIFERYSWPGNVRELENIVERAVILSQGEVIDASHLPEHLGQGEKNAQTVEIRIKEIVSWQEGLELMEKALLKKALEKGMSTRQTAELLGITHTTVIRKRKHYDL